A genomic stretch from Hemibagrus wyckioides isolate EC202008001 linkage group LG18, SWU_Hwy_1.0, whole genome shotgun sequence includes:
- the gtf3c4 gene encoding general transcription factor 3C polypeptide 4, producing MAASESNRAVDVDDAASTEKKGPDVDFWAGLGPIVKREPVVKLLSPVSGLEALTWSADHRLAVSTVNSVSLMELVCDQNTCSQELVLHRTHIPVPESVYELKVGPEDAVQSAKQKFENSDDPAVRQVFLLDRIMNPQGGALHGMKYTSWSPLGCDVNGRCVLACLTLDCRLTIQSCHKRLQWTQLLNLTELYGDMLKSRNYSNANESEPLQEDLEDLEVLQSRYQMQTPVRMEWSSLCNTHQIQSNNECKDVGTVLLAVLMENGDLVVWQFQLPIQGKESVVSCNTIKSGVLSPSVLAWWEYEHAGRKMSGLIVGSTAGPVKILPVNLKAVKGYFTLRQPVVLWQDKDNIPVSNVKCITLFHPQQKCNCSLVVAARGPYVFWCLLLISKAGLNVHNSHVTGLHSAPITSLTATHNGSSVFTCSLDGTVKKLTPVFTDSAIVFKQQEVELPEGVRGCRIHGIATSPNGAYLALATTEGLINGLHPDVRTNVVQYITLMTPDEAGAKLLESQVQSLYKQADLLDLVRWRVMHDKRIPQFLQDEVDEKTSTSNSMYLWRLKLFLLRVVHQSLQKMPVEARWRPNHEDSKALLLDDTEGDAAAEGSMAADASEMNESKAKEAEGESDEERMSEITAWIEEVESHLTREHMKRVLGEVYMHTLITENTCIPTKGICDFLSNDPTNEDRAAKVLIGHIMKKMNKQTFPEYCSMCKEVLPFTDRKQAVCSSGHIWLRCVRSFQVCQSVTYRRCLLQDSIASMPQPEDPDWVKKILEGPCTFCDSPLL from the exons ATGGCGGCTTCTGAATCGAATCGCGCTGTGGATGTGGACGATGCCGCGTCCACTGAGAAAAAGGGACCGGATGTTGATTTCTGGGCCGGACTCGGGCCCATAGTGAAGCGAGAGCCGGTGGTTAAACTCCTGAGTCCAGTGAGCGGGTTGGAGGCTCTGACGTGGTCGGCGGATCACCGACTGGCCGTGTCCACCGTCAACAGTGTTTCCCTCATGGAGCTGGTGTGTGATCAAAACACATGTAGCCAGGAATTAGTGCTTCACCGCACTCACATCCCAGTACCGGAGTCCGTGTATGAACTGAAg gtGGGCCCGGAGGATGCAGTGCAATCAGCGAAACAAAAATTTGAGAATTCTGATGATCCTGCAGTAAGGCAGGTTTTTCTGCTGGACAGAATTATGAATCCCCAAGGCGGAGCCCTGCATGGCATGAAGTACACCAGCTGGTCACCGCTCGGCTGCGACGTGAACGGCCGCTGCGTTCTGGCTTGCCTGACGCTAGACTGCCGCTTGACCATTCAAAGCTGCCACAAGCGACTACAATGGACTCAGCTCCTGAACCTCACCGAGCTTTATGGTGACATGCTGAAGTCAAGAAACTATTCGAATGCCAACGAGTCTGAACCCCTGCAGGAAGACCTGGAAGATCTCGAGGTGCTTCAGAGTAGGTATCAGATGCAGACACCCGTACGTATGGAGTGGTCCAGCCTGTGCAACACGCATCAAATCCAGAGCAACAATGAGTGCAAGGATGTGGGGACGGTCCTCCTGGCTGTGCTGATGGAAAACGGGGATTTGGTGGTATGGCAGTTCCAACTGCCAATACAAGGAAAGGAATCCGTTGTCTCTTGCAACACGATCAAATCGGGTGTGTTGTCACCGAGCGTGTTAGCCTGGTGGGAATATGAGCATGCTGGGCGCAAGATGAGCGGCCTGATCGTGGGAAGCACAGCGGGACCTGTTAAAATATTGCCTGTGAATTTAAAGGCGGTGAAAGGATACTTTACTCTCAGACAGCCGGTGGTGCTGTGGCAAGACAAGGATAATATCCCAGTGAGCAACGTCAAGTGCATCACGCTCTTCCACCCGCAGCAGAAGTGTAACTGTAGCTTGGTTGTTGCAGCGCGAGGCCCATATGTCTTCTGGTGCTTGTTGCTGATCTCCAAAGCGGGTTTAAACGTCCACAACTCTCATGTTACTGGCCTTCACTCGGCACCAATTACATCCTTAACTGCTACACACAACGGAAGCTCTGTCTTCACCTGCTCGCTGGATGGCACAGTCAAAAAGTTGACGCCGGTCTTTACAGACTCTGCTATAGTCTTCAAGCAACAGGAGGTGGAGCTTCCAGAAGGTGTTCGCGGCTGCCGTATACATGGAATTGCCACCAGCCCAAACGGTGCCTACTTAGCTTTGGCCACCACGGAAGGCTTGATCAATGGTTTGCACCCAGATGTCCGAACCAACGTGGTGCAGTACATCACGCTCATGACGCCAGACGAAGCAGGGGCAAAGCTTCTTGAGTCACAAGTGCAAAGCCTCTACAAGCAGGCTGACCTGCTGGATCTGGTACGATGGCGCGTGATGCACGACAAACGGATTCCGCAGTTCCTCCAAGACGAGGTAGATGAGAAGACGTCCACATCAAACTCGATGTACCTCTGGAGACTCAAGCTCTTCCTCTTGCGTGTCGTCCATCAGTCCTTGCAGAAGATGCCAGTGGAGGCGCGCTGGAGGCCCAATCATGAGGACAGCAAAGCACTTCTACTGGACGACACAGAGGGAGACGCAGCAGCGGAAGGGAGCATGGCGGCTGACGCTTCCGAGATGAACGAGTCCAAAGCGAAAGAAGCTGAAGGAGAGTCGGATGAGGAGCGAATGAGTGAAATTACAGCATGGATCGAAGAGGTGGAATCGCACCTGACACGTGAGCACATGAAGAGGGTGCTAGGAGAGGTCTACATGCACACCCTCATCACCGAGAATACATGCATCCCCACTAAAGGGATCTGTGACTTCCTGTCCAACGATCCTACCAATGAAGATCGAGCCGCTAAG gttctgattggtcacataatgaagaaaatgaacaagCAGACGTTTCCGGAGTACTGCAGCATGTGTAAAGAGGTTCTGCCCTTTACTGACCGCAAGCAGGCCGTGTGCAGCAGCGGACACATATGGCTCAG gtGTGTGCGGTCGTTTCAGGTCTGTCAGAGTGTGACGTACCGCCGATGTCTGCTGCAGGACAGCATCGCTTCAATGCCACAGCCTGAGG ATCCGGACTGGGTGAAGAAGATCTTAGAGGGGCCGTGTACGTTCTGCGACTCGCCTCTGCTTTGA